The nucleotide window aaaacaaaaaggaaATCATCAATCAcccaaatcaaaaaaaatcacAACATATAGATACAGTACATCAGCATTCACTCATTCGGTTTCAGCAGTTGagctttttgttttcacttcATAGGTTGACATAGGTTTCAATAAAGATACCAAGATAAACCAGTTCACACCACAGCAAGCTTTGTTCACATTCGAAGCAGCGCAagacaatttcaaaattaaacataCAACTTCTTTAAAATTAGGAACAGAACCACAAGTGAGCCATGTTTTAATGTTATCCGCACATCGTTTTTTGTCTTAGCACAAACAACACTGTGCATGTATGTAGCAGCTCTTAAAAACAAATCTTAAAGAGTTTGGTTGCTTTGAGATTAATTTCATGCTTGTTGGAAAACAATTCgaacaaaacttttcagaaATTATAACAATTTACTAGAGTTGGTAATAAAATCTGCTTAACGCTGCTGCTGGTTGCCGCTATTTCCAGAACTTAACCAATATATACATCAAGGTTCAATTGTAAGTTCTGGTTGAATACttttgtttagaaaaaaatatagaaGCTAGTAAATATGAATTTTGCCCAAAAAAAATTCCTTAACTAGATTAAAGAAAATACAGTGAGGTCGGCCCTAAACACCCACTTAAAACACCaactgaaattttaataaagtatatactgtaatgcaataaatatgttttcaaaactgCCAGACATTtggtaaaacagttttaatgCACAAACATTACCAATTTTCTAGATTTTGAGAATCTGCTATcaaattgtttaaatgtgacTTTACTTCACACTTTCGAGCTCTACTagcaaaatttgtaaaactttgCTTTGGCATGTGCATATAAGACTACAAGAAAATCAACCTTGACAAAAGTCTAACACAATACAGTGTTTTGATAGCCAGTACTTCCGTGtgaataataaacaaaaatggaaaaaatgcATTGTCAAAACTTACGAATTTGGTGaagttttcaaaaagcaatttacaattttagCTGTGCAGCACAGACTGTGCTAACACCAATGTGAAAGTGCAAATGAGTAAAAACACAACTATTACCTTCTAACTACTAATGGTAATGGAACTATAACTCTCTTACTCCCAATAATAAGCTGAATACATACTGTATgacagggcttcccaaacttttttgctcgcgacccctttcaaacttctgaagttttccgcgacccttcacgtttaaattgattagcagtgcgaaatatacctttgtcattagtgacatttattgagatgcaaagactgaattcaagcaaccagtactcaaagcctacttactactttacacatatgtaggccactggaaacaaaaaaagcacacacatttattcagtgtgattggtgcgactgctttctgctacaaagcaagtccagccgtggctcaacaTCTgctaatgctggtctcaaggcggttttaatgttgattaggctggaacgatattttgttttgattgtattttgtacttcgtgtaaaattggtatacgctctgcgacccctgacgttcgttacgcgaccccttgcgggtcgcgaccccagtttgggaagccctgctgTATGATACATacttaattacttagtagcaTACTTCACTTACCCATATACCTTCATCATATTAAATACAGTTTTGAAGTCACTTGGGTGTAATTTGTCTTTAAAGTGTTTCTCTTTGGATACAAAAAGTAACAAAGTATAAAGAAGTTGAGTGAGGGGAGaaatctgcaaaaaaaattaatatatcTCAGTGTTATTGTTAATTTGCTATATTAACTAAATTCATAACTTCTCAAActtacagcttcaatctgattGTGCTTGGCTTGCCTAAAATGGTCTGGAGAAATGTACGTGCATGAACATCCATGCTTCAGCAATTTGCAAAGTTGAACAATGGCATCTTTGGCTTTATTTTTAGATGCCATTACAAAGCTacattaaaaaattcacaaaatattatagCAGTTTAAGTTttagcaaattaaaaaacaaactaacCAGTGTGAGACTTTTTTCTAATTCAGtggaaatttaaaactttagaTGTACCAGTACGAGTATTTTGATATAAAGCATTTTAAATCAAGTAAGACAACAAATGATTGAAATAACAGCCAGCAGCATTAAGAAGCAATAAAGTGTCATAAATGAATACACAGAAGTCAATACTGACAAGTCAAGGATTAATATTGTGTGATTTCTATATCAAAATGCTATAAcaattgaaacaaaagcaaTATGTACAAAGTGCACATGATGTTAAGTATTTATGGTGCTTGCTTCTCAAATTCTCCAAGAGATTTTTTTGTGTCATGTTTCAAATCATCAATGGCTTTCTTGCCACTTACAGAAATCAGGTAAATTGCCTCATTATACctcaattttacaaaatccTTCATTTTCATATCGTTCATGTTcctatttttcaattttaggAATGGGCATTTTGAACTATGTGATTTGTGCTCTGATTCTGGTTCATCATTTGGTTCCCAGCCTTCAAGATCTTTATGACATACAAAACATCGAACAAGATCTGGATCACTGTCTGGATTTGGACGAAAAAATCCAGAGTGAGAAAGTTTTTCAGCAgtacattttgcaccatcatCTTTTGTATATGGCCAACCATCGAATGTCTTAAAACGATTTGTGTAGAGAAACATACTGGCTTGATCAACAGACATTGCCAATGACAAACACTCCTCACTCTGGTGATAAAtttaactatatatatatatatatatattaaaattatacCTGAAAAACATGtcgaaaaaatttgttttatataattaGTTTCATATATAATCCTATCTATATAATTAgtcttatatataatatattagCAACTGCTATTATTATTGTAAATGGATTTAAATTGATTGAATAAATAGTTAACTATTAATAGGCTAGTTATAGATTAATTTAGTGTTTGGAAAAATATAccattttaagttgaaagttagcatttatttctattagcatgctaaattttgaaataatcatgAGAAGCGAGAGCTTGGGGTCAGGGGGGATTAGTTATAGGTTAACTTAcactttcaaaaaattaatgtcattttaagttgaaaattagcattcatttcaattcacaaaaaaaagtttgattgcCATTACACTTAAATACCGTATTCGCATTTTCCTACCTTGGTGAATGACATCCAGTAAAATAAATGTCGATTTCACTGACTGCCAGCTACCTAAGTAGGAAAGTAACAATTGCAGAACCAGCTAACCGCTTAGGCCTACTGCAGTTGTTTTATCCAAACCGGCAGCTGGTGAAATACATGTAAATGCTGCCATAAACTTTCATGAATAACCTACGTTATGTTGCCTAATTTGGCTTGCAACATAACATCATTGCTGACAGTTAGCTCAGTTTAAAAGAATTCTGACAAGTGACAATTCATCTGGTAAATGACCAGATTGGAAAGTGAGCTAAGTGCGTGGGGGACCAAATTTAGGCAGCCATTATTTCATCAGGAAAAACTTGGGcgtttaaagttatttttcacagtttcttgttaatcgAACTCAAATTTTATAACAGGTTAACCTAAATTTTAAACCTGCCTTAATCTATACTTTTTAAACTACTAAAGTTGCTGAATCACAATATTGTGAACGGTAGATTTTCGCTGATTGGTTTATCACTCTCGTTTTATACGGTGAGAAGTCAATGCTGTTGCATAGTGGTCAGCGATGGTGCTCGTATGCTAAAGGTCTCAGGTTCGAATCTTGCTATTGCTTGActtttttgtctaaatttaCTTTTGATCTGATTTAGTCATGATaggtgagagtttgggtcGAAAGGAAttagttttaattaatttagactttggaaaaaaatgtgattgaagttgaaaaacagcgtttatttcaattcgcagcctagcttagtaatttaatcagtaagagtttgggtcagaggggattagttttaggttaattaACACTTCACATAAATTAGTATTtcgttttaagttgaaaattagcatagCCTACATCTCAACTCATTGACTAGCGTAGGGCGTACGCTAATTGCCATTTACCGTATTTGCAATTTCCTGCTTCGGTTAATGGAGGTCTGTAAAATAAAGTGTTTACTTCACCGGACGCCGTTAACggaagtaagaaaataccaaTTGTGTAACCGACTAGCCTagccgtttaccgaagtagctttttctaaatttgaaattgcaaGTTAAACAGACCTACCGGTACAACTCCCACACTAAATACTTGTAGCATAATCATAAAGCCAGTAGTCAGTAGATACACGTAAGTAGCTGGATAGCCTAAGTCAGTAAACACCAAGTTACCAACCAAATAGTGCAGTAGA belongs to Clavelina lepadiformis chromosome 6, kaClaLepa1.1, whole genome shotgun sequence and includes:
- the LOC143463100 gene encoding baculoviral IAP repeat-containing protein 5-like, whose translation is MSVDQASMFLYTNRFKTFDGWPYTKDDGAKCTAEKLSHSGFFRPNPDSDPDLVRCFVCHKDLEGWEPNDEPESEHKSHSSKCPFLKLKNRNMNDMKMKDFVKLRYNEAIYLISVSGKKAIDDLKHDTKKSLGEFEKQAP